In Harpia harpyja isolate bHarHar1 chromosome 18, bHarHar1 primary haplotype, whole genome shotgun sequence, a single genomic region encodes these proteins:
- the CNGA2 gene encoding cyclic nucleotide-gated olfactory channel isoform X1, which translates to MTAKSNGLHSSPADCHPCPPAQAREDGDTEGTGLSTRRTSSTQDDTSSELQRGRPPDGGEQPAAPAFQGRRALARIVRLVLVLRDWANKSLHEEQQRPDPFLERFQGPELQTVAAGAGNDLEDEETEEENKKKKWQIFVVDPAGDWYYRWLAVIAVPVLYNWCLLVARACFNDLQKTYVVLWLVLDYISDSIYIGDIVIHLRTGFLEQGLLVKDLKKLRDNYIHTLQFKLDVISILPTDLAYFAVGLHCPELRFNRLLHFSRMFEFFDRTETRTSHPNIFRISNLVLYILVIIHWNACIYYAISKAVGFGADTWVYPNITDPEYGYLTREYIYCLYWSTLTLTTIGETPPPVRDEEYLFVIFDFLIGVLIFATIVGNVGSMISKMNATRAEFQAKIDAIKHYMQFRKVSKDMETKVIKWFDYLWTNKKAVDEREVLKNLPDKLRAEIAINVHLETLKKVRIFQDCEAGLLVELVLKLRPQVFSPGDYICRKGDIGKEMYIIKEGKLAVVADDGMTQYALLTAGGCFGEISILNIKGSKMGNRRTANIRSLGYSDLFCLSKEDLMEAVTEYPDAKKVLEERGREILIKEGLLDESAAEASTEGISMEEKLDRLALNLDTLHTRFGRLLTEYNDAQMKLKQRITVLESKIRQQDLEDFFSDSSDSLLEDEEKDLPGEM; encoded by the exons ATGACTGCCAAGAGTAATGGTCTGCACAGCTCACCAGCAGACTGCCATCCCTGCCCGCCCGCCCAAGCCCGAGAGGATGGTGACACAGAGGGCACGGGGCTCAGCACCAGGAG GACCAGCTCAACCCAGGATGACACCTCctcagagctgcagagagggCGTCCTCCGGATGGGGGGGAGCAGCCGGCTGCCCCCGCTTTCCAAGGCAGGCGAGCCTTGGCCAG gATAGTCCGACTGGTGCTGGTGCTGAGGGACTGGGCCAACAAGAGCTTGCACGAGGAGCAGCAAAGGCCAGACCCCTTCCTTGAGCGCTTCCAGGGCCCTGAGCTCCAGACAGTGGCTGCAGGTGCTGGGAACGATCTAGAGGATGAGGAGACcgaggaggaaaacaaaaa gAAAAAATGGCAGATCTTTGTGGTGGACCCTGCAGGGGACTGGTATTACCGTTGGCTGGCTGTCATTGCAGTTCCTGTCCTCTATAACTGGTGCTTGCTCGTAGCCAG GGCTTGCTTCAATGACCTGCAAAAGACCTATGTTGTCCTCTGGCTGGTGTTAGACTACATCTCGGACTCTATCTACATTGGGGACATAGTGATCCACCTGCGCACAG GTTTCTTGGAACAGGGCCTCCTGGTTAAGGACCTGAAGAAGTTACGGGATAACTACATCCACACCTTACAGTTCAAGCTGGATGTTATCTCCATCCTGCCCACAGACCTGGCATACTTTGCTGTGGGATTACACTGCCCTGAATTGCGTTTCAACAGGCTACTGCACTTCTCCCGCATGTTTGAGTTCTTTGATAGGACTGAGACCAGAACCAGCCACCCTAACATCTTCCGCATCAGCAACTTGGTTCTTTACATCCTGGTCATCATCCACTGGAATGCATGCATTTATTATGCCATCTCCAAGGCCGTAGGCTTTGGAGCAGACACCTGGGTCTATCCCAACATCACAGACCCTGAATATGGGTATCTGACCCGGGAGTACATCTACTGTCTCTACTGGTCTACGTTGACTTTGACTACCATTGGAGAGACCCCTCCCCCAGTGCGTGATGAAGAGTACCTCTTTGTGATCTTCGATTTCCTCATCGGTGTCCTCATCTTTGCCACCATTGTGGGGAATGTGGGATCCATGATATCCAAAATGAATGCCACCAGGGCAGAGTTCCAGGCAAAAATTGATGCCATCAAACACTACATGCAGTTCCGCAAGGTGAGCAAAGATATGGAAACCAAAGTCATCAAGTGGTTTGACTACCTCTGGACCAACAAGAAGGCAGTAGATGAACGGGAAGTCCTCAAGAATCTCCCTGATAAGTTAAGGGCAGAGATTGCCATCAACGTTCACCTGGAGACACTGAAGAAAGTGAGGATTTTCCAGGACTGTGAGGCAGGTCTACTGGTGGAGCTGGTGCTGAAGCTTCGCCCTCAGGTGTTCAGCCCAGGGGATTACATTTGCCGGAAAGGAGACATTGGGAAAGAGATGTACATCATCAAAGAGGGGAAGCTGGCTGTGGTGGCAGATGATGGAATGACACAGTATGCTTTGCTCACGGCAGGAGGCTGCTTTGGTGAGATCAGCATCCTCAACATTAAAGGGAGCAAAATGGGCAACAGGCGCACAGCCAACATCCGTAGCTTGGGCTACTCTGATCTCTTCTGCCTGTCAAAGGAAGATCTTATGGAAGCAGTCACAGAGTATCCTGATGCCAAAAAGGTCTTGGAGGAGCGTGGCCGGGAGATCCTGATCAAGGAAGGGCTGCTGGATGAGTCAGCTGCAGAGGCAAGCACGGAAGGGATTAGCATGGAGGAGAAACTGGACAGGCTGGCCTTGAACCTGGACACACTGCACACCCGCTTTGGCCGGCTCCTGACAGAGTACAATGATGCCCAGATGAAGCTCAAGCAGCGCATCACTGTTCTGGAGTCCAAGATAAGGCAGCAGGATCTGGAGGACTTCTTCTCTGATAGTTCAGACAGTCTGCTTGAGGATGAGGAGAAAGATTTACCTGGTGAGATGTAA
- the CNGA2 gene encoding cyclic nucleotide-gated olfactory channel isoform X2 codes for MDYSGPYHYTWKKWQIFVVDPAGDWYYRWLAVIAVPVLYNWCLLVARACFNDLQKTYVVLWLVLDYISDSIYIGDIVIHLRTGFLEQGLLVKDLKKLRDNYIHTLQFKLDVISILPTDLAYFAVGLHCPELRFNRLLHFSRMFEFFDRTETRTSHPNIFRISNLVLYILVIIHWNACIYYAISKAVGFGADTWVYPNITDPEYGYLTREYIYCLYWSTLTLTTIGETPPPVRDEEYLFVIFDFLIGVLIFATIVGNVGSMISKMNATRAEFQAKIDAIKHYMQFRKVSKDMETKVIKWFDYLWTNKKAVDEREVLKNLPDKLRAEIAINVHLETLKKVRIFQDCEAGLLVELVLKLRPQVFSPGDYICRKGDIGKEMYIIKEGKLAVVADDGMTQYALLTAGGCFGEISILNIKGSKMGNRRTANIRSLGYSDLFCLSKEDLMEAVTEYPDAKKVLEERGREILIKEGLLDESAAEASTEGISMEEKLDRLALNLDTLHTRFGRLLTEYNDAQMKLKQRITVLESKIRQQDLEDFFSDSSDSLLEDEEKDLPGEM; via the exons ATGGACTACTCTGGACCCTACCATTATACATG gAAAAAATGGCAGATCTTTGTGGTGGACCCTGCAGGGGACTGGTATTACCGTTGGCTGGCTGTCATTGCAGTTCCTGTCCTCTATAACTGGTGCTTGCTCGTAGCCAG GGCTTGCTTCAATGACCTGCAAAAGACCTATGTTGTCCTCTGGCTGGTGTTAGACTACATCTCGGACTCTATCTACATTGGGGACATAGTGATCCACCTGCGCACAG GTTTCTTGGAACAGGGCCTCCTGGTTAAGGACCTGAAGAAGTTACGGGATAACTACATCCACACCTTACAGTTCAAGCTGGATGTTATCTCCATCCTGCCCACAGACCTGGCATACTTTGCTGTGGGATTACACTGCCCTGAATTGCGTTTCAACAGGCTACTGCACTTCTCCCGCATGTTTGAGTTCTTTGATAGGACTGAGACCAGAACCAGCCACCCTAACATCTTCCGCATCAGCAACTTGGTTCTTTACATCCTGGTCATCATCCACTGGAATGCATGCATTTATTATGCCATCTCCAAGGCCGTAGGCTTTGGAGCAGACACCTGGGTCTATCCCAACATCACAGACCCTGAATATGGGTATCTGACCCGGGAGTACATCTACTGTCTCTACTGGTCTACGTTGACTTTGACTACCATTGGAGAGACCCCTCCCCCAGTGCGTGATGAAGAGTACCTCTTTGTGATCTTCGATTTCCTCATCGGTGTCCTCATCTTTGCCACCATTGTGGGGAATGTGGGATCCATGATATCCAAAATGAATGCCACCAGGGCAGAGTTCCAGGCAAAAATTGATGCCATCAAACACTACATGCAGTTCCGCAAGGTGAGCAAAGATATGGAAACCAAAGTCATCAAGTGGTTTGACTACCTCTGGACCAACAAGAAGGCAGTAGATGAACGGGAAGTCCTCAAGAATCTCCCTGATAAGTTAAGGGCAGAGATTGCCATCAACGTTCACCTGGAGACACTGAAGAAAGTGAGGATTTTCCAGGACTGTGAGGCAGGTCTACTGGTGGAGCTGGTGCTGAAGCTTCGCCCTCAGGTGTTCAGCCCAGGGGATTACATTTGCCGGAAAGGAGACATTGGGAAAGAGATGTACATCATCAAAGAGGGGAAGCTGGCTGTGGTGGCAGATGATGGAATGACACAGTATGCTTTGCTCACGGCAGGAGGCTGCTTTGGTGAGATCAGCATCCTCAACATTAAAGGGAGCAAAATGGGCAACAGGCGCACAGCCAACATCCGTAGCTTGGGCTACTCTGATCTCTTCTGCCTGTCAAAGGAAGATCTTATGGAAGCAGTCACAGAGTATCCTGATGCCAAAAAGGTCTTGGAGGAGCGTGGCCGGGAGATCCTGATCAAGGAAGGGCTGCTGGATGAGTCAGCTGCAGAGGCAAGCACGGAAGGGATTAGCATGGAGGAGAAACTGGACAGGCTGGCCTTGAACCTGGACACACTGCACACCCGCTTTGGCCGGCTCCTGACAGAGTACAATGATGCCCAGATGAAGCTCAAGCAGCGCATCACTGTTCTGGAGTCCAAGATAAGGCAGCAGGATCTGGAGGACTTCTTCTCTGATAGTTCAGACAGTCTGCTTGAGGATGAGGAGAAAGATTTACCTGGTGAGATGTAA